In the Meiothermus sp. QL-1 genome, one interval contains:
- a CDS encoding aldo/keto reductase, whose product MDELRIAGLPSIPPLGLGTWQWGDRLIWGFGRGYREDDTEAAYRAALEAGVRLFDTAEVYGFGLSERLLGRYYHACSPRPLVVSKMFPYPWRFSRRALLAALRQSLLRLRMERVDLYLLHWPWKPVPLEGWAESLAEAYELGLARAVGVSNCNLAQLERVARVLARHRVPLAVNQVEYHLLERGPERSGLLEAMRAEGIVLMAYSPLAMGWLTGRYSLENPPPGRYRAQRYMRHKDRIPALLEALDQVARKHGATPAQVALRWCIERGTLPIPGAKNAQQARVNAGALRLRLDREDLARLEGA is encoded by the coding sequence GCCCTCCATCCCCCCTTTGGGCCTGGGCACCTGGCAGTGGGGAGACCGGCTTATCTGGGGTTTTGGCCGGGGCTACCGGGAGGACGACACCGAGGCCGCCTACCGAGCGGCCCTGGAGGCCGGGGTGCGCCTTTTCGATACCGCCGAGGTCTATGGCTTCGGCCTTTCCGAGCGGCTCCTGGGGCGCTACTACCACGCCTGCTCGCCCAGGCCTTTGGTGGTGAGCAAGATGTTCCCCTACCCCTGGCGCTTCTCCCGTAGGGCCCTTCTGGCGGCCTTGCGGCAGAGCCTCCTTCGCCTGCGGATGGAGCGGGTAGACCTCTACCTGCTCCACTGGCCTTGGAAGCCGGTACCCCTGGAGGGGTGGGCCGAGTCGCTGGCCGAGGCCTACGAGCTGGGCCTGGCCCGGGCGGTGGGGGTTTCCAACTGCAACCTGGCCCAGCTCGAGCGCGTGGCCCGGGTGCTGGCCCGCCACCGGGTGCCCCTGGCGGTAAACCAGGTGGAGTACCACCTCCTGGAGCGGGGTCCCGAGCGAAGCGGTCTGCTGGAGGCCATGCGGGCCGAGGGAATAGTCCTCATGGCCTACAGCCCTCTGGCCATGGGCTGGCTTACAGGGCGCTACAGCCTGGAGAACCCCCCGCCAGGGCGCTACCGAGCCCAGCGCTACATGCGCCACAAGGACCGAATACCCGCCCTGCTCGAAGCCCTCGACCAGGTGGCCCGAAAGCATGGGGCCACCCCTGCCCAGGTGGCCCTGCGCTGGTGCATTGAGCGGGGAACCCTGCCCATCCCCGGGGCCAAGAACGCCCAGCAGGCCCGGGTCAACGCGGGGGCTTTGCGCCTGCGCCTGGACAGAGAAGACCTGGCTCGGCTGGAAGGGGCATAA